In Erythrolamprus reginae isolate rEryReg1 chromosome 10, rEryReg1.hap1, whole genome shotgun sequence, one DNA window encodes the following:
- the SEMA4B gene encoding semaphorin-4B isoform X1 — protein MAPPPVLLLGSLLLLPLSSTAPGEAVPRLSHDSPQRRLWTNFYMPGVANYTTVMLSPDGRILYAGAREMLLALNTEAFSPGPQHQQLTWPAEEDKKQQCIFKGKDPQRDCHNYIKILLQLNKTHLYTCGTSAFSPTCTYISLPAFQLQREPSGQLLLEDGKGRCPFDPEYRSTAIVVDGELYTGTVSRFQGNEPTIFRSLGSRPPIKTESSLNWLQEPFFVGSAFLQEKSSPEDEDGKIYFFFSETGKEFDFFEDTVVSRVARVCKGDLGGERVLQRRWTTFLKAQLLCSRPEDGFLFNVLQDMFVLTSDDGWPQTVFYGVFTSQWDRKGPGAAAVCAFPISDVKEAFEGHYKEVNRETQQWYTDVHPVPEPRPGACISPKTRQMKIASSLQMPDRVLNYLKDHFLMNSAVKSRALLVQPRSRYRQLTVQRVRGLQESYDVLFLGTDDGRLHKAVITRRGVRIIEEIQLFPREQPVLELLLDPKQGLVYAASYDALAQVPVANCSLYRSCGECVLAGDPHCAWSGGSCQRLTSSLWPFQPGTWIQDIEGPETSQLCQASGAELTYSAGEQPRCQQVGLQANEVMQLPCPLLSNLASRHWLRNGAALDPAVLVLPEGQLLLVGSPAEEGRYECWSHEGSFRQLMASYCVTVGPGLRDKLGPAQDPLKTLSTSRSVAGEDVSGLLDGRTYWAEFLVMSGLFTVALVLLVLFTLHKHRVSVKVCLKQGRCGWSQARTSQERAALPVENTPPLAGLNVPGALADHKGYQALCESLGVSTPGPESLACPQVAFLEPDQQSPLHTSKTFVDVLGPAQRPRVRLGSEIQDSVV, from the exons ATTCTCCCCAGAGGCGGCTTTGGACCAACTTTTACATGCCTGGAGTTGCCAACTACACAACAGTGATGCTGAGCCCAGATGGGCGGATCTTGTACGCTGGTGCCCGCGAGATGCTTCTGGCTCTGAACACCGAGGCCTTCTCTCCTGGGCCCCAGCACCAGCAG CTAACCTGGCCCGCCGAGGAGGACAAGAAACAGCAGTGCATCTTCAAAGGGAAGGACCCTCAG AGAGACTGCCACAACTACATCAAGATCCTCCTGCAGCTGAACAAGACCCACCTGTACACCTGCGGGACCAGCGCCTTCAGCCCCACCTGCACCTACATT AGCCTGCCAGCCTTCCAGCTGCAGCGAGAGCCTTCCGGGCAGCTCTTGCTGGAGGACGGGAAGGGACGCTGCCCCTTTGACCCGGAGTACAGATCTACGGCCATCGTGGTTG ATGGCGAACTGTATACGGGCACCGTAAGCAGGTTTCAGGGCAACGAGCCCACCATCTTCCGCAGCCTCGGCAGCCGCCCACCCATCAAGACGGAAAGTTCCCTCAACTGGTTGCAAG AGCCCTTCTTTGTGGGCTCGGCCTTCCTGCAGGAGAAGAGCAGCCCGGAGGACGAAGACGGCAAGATCTACTTCTTCTTCAGTGAAACCGGCAAGGAGTTTGACTTCTTTGAAGACACTGTGGTGTCCCGTGTTGCACGCGTGTGCAAG ggCGACTTGGGCGGAGAGCGTGTGCTCCAGCGACGGTGGACCACTTTCCTGAAGGCCCAGCTGCTCTGTTCCCGCCCAGAGGACGGCTTCCTCTTCAACGTGCTTCAGGACATGTTTGTGCTGACATCAGACGATGGCTGGCCCCAGACGGTCTTCTATGGCGTCTTCACCTCTCAGTG GGATCGGAAAGGCCCTGGGGCCGCAGCGGTGTGTGCCTTCCCCATCTCCGACGTGAAGGAAGCCTTTGAGGGGCACTACAAAGAGGTCAACCGGGAGACCCAGCAGTGGTACACAGACGTCCATCCGGTGCCGGAACCCCGCCCCGGAGCT TGCATCAGCCCCAAGACCCGCCAGATGAAGATCGCCTCCTCGCTGCAGATGCCGGACCGGGTTCTGAACTACCTCAAGGACCACTTCCTGATGAACAGCGCGGTGAAGAGCCGGGCCCTCCTCGTGCAGCCTCGCTCCCGTTACCGGCAGCTCACCGTGCAGCGTGTCCGGGGTCTGCAGGAAAGCTACGACGTCTTGTTCCTGGGCACAG ATGACGGGCGGCTGCACAAGGCGGTGATCACCAGGCGAGGCGTCCGGATCATTGAGGAAATTCAACTCTTCCCTCGGGAGCAGCCTGTCCTGGAGCTGCTGCTGGACCCAAAGCAG GGCCTGGTTTACGCTGCCTCCTACGATGCCCTGGCCCAGGTGCCCGTGGCCAATTGCAGCCTGTATCGGAGCTGTGGAGAGTGTGTCCTGGCCGGAGACCCTCACTGTGCCTGGAGTGGAGGGTCCTGCCAGCGGCTCACGTCCAGCCTTTGGCCGTTCCAGCCAGG GACCTGGATTCAGGACATTGAAGGGCCTGAGACGAGCCAGCTTTGCCAGGCCAGCGGTGCGGAGCTCACCTATTCAGCAG GAGAGCAACCCCGGTGTCAGCAGGTGGGGCTCCAGGCCAACGAGGTGATGCAGCTGCCCTGCCCGCTGCTGTCCAACCTGGCGTCCCGGCACTGGCTGCGCAACGGGGCCGCGCTTGACCCCGCCGTGCTGGTGCTGCCCGAGGGACAGCTGCTGCTGGTGGGGAGCCCGGCCGAGGAGGGGCGCTACGAGTGCTGGTCACACGAGGGCAGCTTCCGGCAGTTGATGGCCAGCTACTGCGTGACCGTGGGGCCAGGGCTGCGGGACAAGCTGGGGCCGGCCCAGGACCCCCTGAAGACCCTCAGCACCTCCAGGAGCGTCGCGGGAGAGGACGTCTCGGGGCTGCTGGACGGCCGGACCTACTGGGCCGAGTTCCTGGTGATGTCCGGGCTCTTCACTGTTGCACTGGTGCTGCTGGTCCTGTTCACGCTGCACAAGCACCGGGTCAGCGTGAAGGTTTGCCTCAAGCAAGGCCGGTGCGGCTGGTCCCAGGCCAGGACTTCTCAGGAGAGGGCGGCTCTGCCCGTCGAGAACACGCCCCCCCTAGCTGGCCTGAACGTGCCTGGGGCTCTGGCAGACCACAAGGGCTACCAGGCCCTGTGCGAGAGCCTGGGGGTGAGCACGCCGGGGCCCGAGTCCCTGGCCTGCCCACAGGTGGCCTTCCTGGAGCCCGACCAGCAAAGCCCGCTTCACACATCCAAGACTTTTGTGGACGTGTTGGGCCCTGCCCAGCGCCCTCGGGTGCGCCTGGGTTCTGAAATCCAGGACTCGGTTGTGTGA
- the SEMA4B gene encoding semaphorin-4B isoform X2, whose product MPGVANYTTVMLSPDGRILYAGAREMLLALNTEAFSPGPQHQQLTWPAEEDKKQQCIFKGKDPQRDCHNYIKILLQLNKTHLYTCGTSAFSPTCTYISLPAFQLQREPSGQLLLEDGKGRCPFDPEYRSTAIVVDGELYTGTVSRFQGNEPTIFRSLGSRPPIKTESSLNWLQEPFFVGSAFLQEKSSPEDEDGKIYFFFSETGKEFDFFEDTVVSRVARVCKGDLGGERVLQRRWTTFLKAQLLCSRPEDGFLFNVLQDMFVLTSDDGWPQTVFYGVFTSQWDRKGPGAAAVCAFPISDVKEAFEGHYKEVNRETQQWYTDVHPVPEPRPGACISPKTRQMKIASSLQMPDRVLNYLKDHFLMNSAVKSRALLVQPRSRYRQLTVQRVRGLQESYDVLFLGTDDGRLHKAVITRRGVRIIEEIQLFPREQPVLELLLDPKQGLVYAASYDALAQVPVANCSLYRSCGECVLAGDPHCAWSGGSCQRLTSSLWPFQPGTWIQDIEGPETSQLCQASGAELTYSAGEQPRCQQVGLQANEVMQLPCPLLSNLASRHWLRNGAALDPAVLVLPEGQLLLVGSPAEEGRYECWSHEGSFRQLMASYCVTVGPGLRDKLGPAQDPLKTLSTSRSVAGEDVSGLLDGRTYWAEFLVMSGLFTVALVLLVLFTLHKHRVSVKVCLKQGRCGWSQARTSQERAALPVENTPPLAGLNVPGALADHKGYQALCESLGVSTPGPESLACPQVAFLEPDQQSPLHTSKTFVDVLGPAQRPRVRLGSEIQDSVV is encoded by the exons ATGCCTGGAGTTGCCAACTACACAACAGTGATGCTGAGCCCAGATGGGCGGATCTTGTACGCTGGTGCCCGCGAGATGCTTCTGGCTCTGAACACCGAGGCCTTCTCTCCTGGGCCCCAGCACCAGCAG CTAACCTGGCCCGCCGAGGAGGACAAGAAACAGCAGTGCATCTTCAAAGGGAAGGACCCTCAG AGAGACTGCCACAACTACATCAAGATCCTCCTGCAGCTGAACAAGACCCACCTGTACACCTGCGGGACCAGCGCCTTCAGCCCCACCTGCACCTACATT AGCCTGCCAGCCTTCCAGCTGCAGCGAGAGCCTTCCGGGCAGCTCTTGCTGGAGGACGGGAAGGGACGCTGCCCCTTTGACCCGGAGTACAGATCTACGGCCATCGTGGTTG ATGGCGAACTGTATACGGGCACCGTAAGCAGGTTTCAGGGCAACGAGCCCACCATCTTCCGCAGCCTCGGCAGCCGCCCACCCATCAAGACGGAAAGTTCCCTCAACTGGTTGCAAG AGCCCTTCTTTGTGGGCTCGGCCTTCCTGCAGGAGAAGAGCAGCCCGGAGGACGAAGACGGCAAGATCTACTTCTTCTTCAGTGAAACCGGCAAGGAGTTTGACTTCTTTGAAGACACTGTGGTGTCCCGTGTTGCACGCGTGTGCAAG ggCGACTTGGGCGGAGAGCGTGTGCTCCAGCGACGGTGGACCACTTTCCTGAAGGCCCAGCTGCTCTGTTCCCGCCCAGAGGACGGCTTCCTCTTCAACGTGCTTCAGGACATGTTTGTGCTGACATCAGACGATGGCTGGCCCCAGACGGTCTTCTATGGCGTCTTCACCTCTCAGTG GGATCGGAAAGGCCCTGGGGCCGCAGCGGTGTGTGCCTTCCCCATCTCCGACGTGAAGGAAGCCTTTGAGGGGCACTACAAAGAGGTCAACCGGGAGACCCAGCAGTGGTACACAGACGTCCATCCGGTGCCGGAACCCCGCCCCGGAGCT TGCATCAGCCCCAAGACCCGCCAGATGAAGATCGCCTCCTCGCTGCAGATGCCGGACCGGGTTCTGAACTACCTCAAGGACCACTTCCTGATGAACAGCGCGGTGAAGAGCCGGGCCCTCCTCGTGCAGCCTCGCTCCCGTTACCGGCAGCTCACCGTGCAGCGTGTCCGGGGTCTGCAGGAAAGCTACGACGTCTTGTTCCTGGGCACAG ATGACGGGCGGCTGCACAAGGCGGTGATCACCAGGCGAGGCGTCCGGATCATTGAGGAAATTCAACTCTTCCCTCGGGAGCAGCCTGTCCTGGAGCTGCTGCTGGACCCAAAGCAG GGCCTGGTTTACGCTGCCTCCTACGATGCCCTGGCCCAGGTGCCCGTGGCCAATTGCAGCCTGTATCGGAGCTGTGGAGAGTGTGTCCTGGCCGGAGACCCTCACTGTGCCTGGAGTGGAGGGTCCTGCCAGCGGCTCACGTCCAGCCTTTGGCCGTTCCAGCCAGG GACCTGGATTCAGGACATTGAAGGGCCTGAGACGAGCCAGCTTTGCCAGGCCAGCGGTGCGGAGCTCACCTATTCAGCAG GAGAGCAACCCCGGTGTCAGCAGGTGGGGCTCCAGGCCAACGAGGTGATGCAGCTGCCCTGCCCGCTGCTGTCCAACCTGGCGTCCCGGCACTGGCTGCGCAACGGGGCCGCGCTTGACCCCGCCGTGCTGGTGCTGCCCGAGGGACAGCTGCTGCTGGTGGGGAGCCCGGCCGAGGAGGGGCGCTACGAGTGCTGGTCACACGAGGGCAGCTTCCGGCAGTTGATGGCCAGCTACTGCGTGACCGTGGGGCCAGGGCTGCGGGACAAGCTGGGGCCGGCCCAGGACCCCCTGAAGACCCTCAGCACCTCCAGGAGCGTCGCGGGAGAGGACGTCTCGGGGCTGCTGGACGGCCGGACCTACTGGGCCGAGTTCCTGGTGATGTCCGGGCTCTTCACTGTTGCACTGGTGCTGCTGGTCCTGTTCACGCTGCACAAGCACCGGGTCAGCGTGAAGGTTTGCCTCAAGCAAGGCCGGTGCGGCTGGTCCCAGGCCAGGACTTCTCAGGAGAGGGCGGCTCTGCCCGTCGAGAACACGCCCCCCCTAGCTGGCCTGAACGTGCCTGGGGCTCTGGCAGACCACAAGGGCTACCAGGCCCTGTGCGAGAGCCTGGGGGTGAGCACGCCGGGGCCCGAGTCCCTGGCCTGCCCACAGGTGGCCTTCCTGGAGCCCGACCAGCAAAGCCCGCTTCACACATCCAAGACTTTTGTGGACGTGTTGGGCCCTGCCCAGCGCCCTCGGGTGCGCCTGGGTTCTGAAATCCAGGACTCGGTTGTGTGA
- the CIB1 gene encoding calcium and integrin-binding protein 1: MGGSGSRLPRDLLGEYQELTFLSKQEILLAHKRFCQLLPRESRAQALQTRVPESCLLTLPELRANPFRHRICRIFCTAEAEEAALSFEDFLDLLSVFSDSATPEIKSHYAFRLFDFDDDGTLDKEDLKKLVNSLTGEGEDSRLSLQEMEQLIQNILEESDIDKDGTINLSEFQHIISRSPDFTSSFKIVL; the protein is encoded by the exons ATGGGGGGCTCGGGCAGCCGCCTGCCCCGCGACCTGCTGGGCGAGTACCAG GAGCTGACCTTCCTGAGCAAGCAGGAGATCCTGCT CGCCCACAAGCGCTTCTGCCAGCTGCTGCCCCGGGAGTCGCGCGCCCAGGCCCTGCAGACGCGGGTGCCCGAGAGCTGCCTCCTGACGCTGCCCGAGCTGCGG GCGAACCCCTTCCGCCACAGGATCTGCCGCATCTTCTGCACAGCGGAGGCCGAGGAGGCTGCACTCTCCTTCGAGGACTTCCTGGACCTGCTGAGCGTCTTCAGCGACTCGGCCACCCCTGAAATCAAGTCCCACTATGCCTTCCGCCTCTTCG ATTTTGATGATGACGGCACTCTGGATAAGGAGGATTTGAAGAAATTGGTGAACTCCCTCACGGGAGAAGGGGAAGACAGCAGACTGAGCTTGCAGGAGATGGAGCAGCTCATTCAGAAT ATCTTAGAAGAATCTGATATTGACAAAGATGGGACCATCAACCTCTCCGAGTTCCAGCATATAATTTCCCGCTCTCCAGACTTCACCAG CTCCTTCAAGATTGTGCTGtga
- the GDPGP1 gene encoding GDP-D-glucose phosphorylase 1, translating into MAAEGLPEAGQEPPELFCYGPEELALRGVAWPAETDAGSPAWSRFDRALRDGWAERMRRGLFRYRLGRLPTRILPGRLGLVAQLNVRRATERRRPQEVRSVRQGFDAGQFHFGLIRREEILFCLCRRRPGSPGTLVAINVSPLEQGHVLLIPEPALALPQMLTAEALAAGLEAVLLSAHPGFRLGFNSLGAFASVNHLHLHGFYLDWELRVESAPAEPLLPDAGLYLLREAPAPAFLFYCQDGRQVETLAHRVARAARHLSQRDIAHNVFATRGAAPEGPRGSRARPGLRVLLWARKASFGAKEEWAFNVAVCELAGHLPIKSLQEYEGLTETDALHRIQQCLLPDSEWAQLQLELVDLLRESPQGLS; encoded by the coding sequence ATGGCTGCAGAGGGGCTCCCGGAGGCCGGCCAGGAGCCCCCCGAGCTCTTCTGCTACGGGCCGGAGGAGCTGGCGCTGCGCGGAGTGGCGTGGCCGGCGGAAACGGATGCCGGGAGCCCCGCGTGGTCGCGCTTCGACCGGGCGCTGCGGGACGGCTGGGCAGAGCGGATGCGGAGGGGCCTGTTCCGCTACCGGCTGGGCCGGCTGCCCACGCGGATCCTGCCAGGGCGGCTGGGACTAGTGGCCCAGCTGAACGTGCGGCGGGCGACTGAGCGGCGGCGGCCGCAGGAGGTGCGCAGCGTCCGGCAGGGCTTCGACGCCGGGCAGTTCCACTTCGGCCTGATCCGGCGGGAGGAGATCCTCTTCTGCCTCTGCCGGCGCCGCCCCGGCTCGCCCGGGACCCTGGTGGCCATCAACGTCAGCCCGCTGGAGCAGGGCCACGTGCTGCTCATCCCGGAGCCCGCGCTCGCCCTGCCGCAGATGCTGACGGCGGAGGCGCTGGCGGCGGGGCTGGAGGCCGTCCTCCTCAGCGCCCACCCGGGCTTCCGCCTGGGCTTCAACAGCCTGGGCGCCTTCGCCTCCGTCAACCACCTGCACCTGCACGGATTCTACCTGGACTGGGAGCTCCGGGTGGAGTCCGCCCCCGCCGAGCCCCTCCTACCCGACGCGGGCCTCTACCTGCTGCGCGAGGCCCCGGCGCCGGCCTTCCTCTTCTACTGCCAGGACGGGCGGCAGGTGGAGACCCTGGCCCATCGCGTCGCCCGGGCCGCCCGTCACCTCAGCCAGCGGGACATCGCCCACAACGTCTTCGCCACACGCGGCGCCGCCCCCGAGGGGCCCCGCGGCTCCAGAGCTCGGCCCGGCCTCCGCGTCCTCCTGTGGGCGCGGAAAGCCTCCTTCGGCGCCAAAGAAGAGTGGGCCTTCAACGTGGCCGTTTGTGAACTGGCGGGACACCTGCCCATCAAAAGTCTCCAGGAGTACGAAGGCCTCACGGAGACTGACGCCCTCCACCGGATCCAGCAGTGCCTCCTCCCAGACAGCGAGTGGGCCCAGCTGCAGTTGGAGCTTGTGGACCTCCTCAGAGAGTCGCCTCAAGGGCTTTCCTGA